The Acinetobacter wuhouensis genome includes the window CTAGAACACCATCACCAAAAATTTCTTCGCCATTCATTGCATGGCGTTTCAAGATGGCAAAAATGATGTCTTGCTTACGGTTACGCGCCATTCCTTCAAGGCCCATAAACTCAGCAATTTTAATGAGTTCGCCGATCGGTTTTTTCTTGAGTTCAGTTAAATTCATAGATGGTCAGATTGAATAAGGATGTGTGGAACACAGATAAAAGAGAAAAGAAGCAAAAGTCGTCCGCAGTGCAATCGTTGAGCTGAAAATGCATTTGAGCAAAAACAGACTCAGAAGCTATGTAGTTCTTTCGAGGAGAAATGTGTTAAACAATTTCTGTTGCCGAGCGGCGATCTTATGTGTTGTCTTTTAAGAAACAGGAAAAAGATAATCCTAATGTTCCTTGTGCATGAAATATAAGTGAGATCAATGTATTTGTCAAATTATAGTCAAAAAAATACGCTAGTTTTTCTAGCGTATTTTTGAATATTTTAAATTTTGCAGATCAGTACTGCAAAAATCTAAAATTAGATATTTTCATCAATGAATGAAGTCAATTTAGACTTTGGCACTGCACCGATTTGTTGCGCAACAACTTCACCGTTTTTGAACATTAATAATGCTGGGATATTACGGATGTTGTAGTTCACAGCAGTTTGTTCGCAAGCCGTTACATCAACCTTAACGATTTTAACTTTGCCTTCGTATTCATTAGAAAGTACTTCTAATACAGGTGCAATGGCTTTACATGGTGCACACCAACCTGCCCAGAAATCAACAATTACAGGAATGTCAGATTGAAGAACGTCAGCGTCAAAGTTTGCATCAGTTGTATTTACGATATTGCCAGACATGGATTTTGCTCCAAAAATATTTTAAAGATGAATCTATCTATGGATATAAGTATTACACAGTCATCTTTAACAATGTAGGGGAATGCGTAAATTTTCAGGCGAATTGATTAAATTGTCCAATTGATGCTCACGATATTTACAATCGGAACTTTGAAAAAAGGGTGGTTTCTGTAACACAATTGTCATATATGCTGAAAAAATAATGACTCGTCAAATTGTCTAAATAAATGGCTTTTAAATTGCGTGCATGTGAATTAATCTAGGCAACAATTCAGTATGAGTTTGTATAAATAATGTCTGATTTTTTGATTGATGAAGAATTACTTGCTGCCATTGATATGGGGTCAAACAGTTTCCACTTGGCAATCGCACGTGTGGATCATGGTGAAGTTAAGAAAGTTGCTTCTATGTCAGAAAAAGTTCAGCTTGCTGCTGGATTGGATGAAAATAAGAATTTAACTGAAGCTGCACAACAGCGTGGTTTAGCGTGTTTAGCACGTTTTGTCGGGCGTTTGAGTTCTGTACAACCGACCCGTCTTCGTATCGTCGCGACCAATGCTTTGCGTCAAGCTAAAAATGGTCACGAATTTATTCAAAAAGCTGCTGAAATTTTACCAAAACCGATTGAAATCATTGCAGGTCGTGAAGAAGCGCGTCTAATTTACTTAGGTGTTTCGCATACCATGGTCAATAGTGGTCGTCGTTTGGTGATTGATATTGGTGGTGGTTCGACTGAGCTGATTATTGGTGAAGAGTTTGAACCCATTCATACCGAATCTTTGCAAATGGGTTGCGTTGCATTTACCAAAGCCTATTTCCCAGAAGGCGATATTAATAGTAAAGCCTTTGATAAAGCCGTAGTGGCAGCACGAAAAGAATTGACCTCAATTGCCAATACTTATAAAGCTGCTGGTTGGGATACGGTTGTTGGTTCAAGTGGAACAATCAAGGCTTGTCGCCAAATCGCAGTCAATATGGGGTGGAGTGATGAACAAGAAAACTTGACCCGTGAAGGCTTAGAAAAATTAAAAGAAAAAATGCTGAAATTCAAACACATTTCAGATATGGAGTTTGAAGGTTTAAAAGAAGATCGTCGAGCTGTTTTACCAGCAGGTGTTGCGATTTTGTATGCTGTATTCGAAGTATTGAATATTGATAAATTGGTTTATTCCGATGGCGCATTGCGTGAAGGGGTTATGTACGATCTTCTAGGGCGTTTTCAACACGAAGATGTCCGTGATCGTAGCGTACAAGCCATGATGGGGCGCTATGGCGCAGACCAAAAACAAGCAGAACGTGTAGTCGAAACCGCACAGCATTTATTTGATGGTGTGGCTGTTGCACTGAATTTAAACAGTGATGATAGTGATTTATTGCGTCGTGCTGCGTATTTACATGAAATTGGTTTAGCAATAAGTCACAGTGGTTATCATAAACATAGTGCTTACTTATTACAGCATTCTGACATTCCTGGTTTTTCGCAAATCGATCAAAACCATTTGTCACATTTGGTCGCTCATCATCGTCGTAAATTACGTCCAGATGCCAAATTAGATGTGCTCAAGGTCGGTAGTCACAAGCTTGTCTACTTATGCTTATTGCTTCGTCTTGCCGTTTTACTGAATCACAGCCGTAGCGATGAGATGCTTCCTGCCATTGAATTGACGGTGGATAATGAGCAACAATGGCATCTCAGCGTTTCTGGTGATGCCAAACAATGGCCACTGCTGGTTGCAGATTTGCATGATGAGCAAGTGCAATTTAAGCATTGGGACATTGCATTGAATATTCAGTCGGAACAGTTTATCGATTAACTTCAGGTCGGGTGATGATTGTCTGAGATCAGTCATGCAATATCACCCGAACCTAAACTTCCGCAGGGTGAACCCTCGGTAAATTAGGGATAATACTCGACTTATGAAAAGTAAAGCTGCTCAATCTAAAGCTTGGAAAACGGTTCAAATTGCACGTCATCCTGAACGTCCGCAATTTTTGGATTATGTAGGCGAAATTTTTACAGAATTTGATACCTTGCATGGTGATCGTCTTTATGGTGATGACGGTGCAATGGTCGGTGGTTTAGCACGTTTTAATGGTCAACCTGTGATGGTGGTTGGTCAGCATCGTGGTCGTAGTACCCGTGAAAAATTACAACATAACTTTGGTATGTGTAATCCTGAAGGTTACCGTAAGTCACAGCGTTTGCTCGATATGGCAGAGCGTTTCAATCTACCTGTATTTACTTTTATTGACACAATGGGAGCTTACCCAGGTGTTGGTGCAGAAGAACGTGGTCAAGCAGAAGCGATTGCGACAAGCTTGGCTCAACTTTCTAGCTTAAAAGTTCCAGTTATTGCAACCGTTTTAGGTGAAGGTGGTTCAGGTGGCGCACTCGGTATCGGTGTGGCTGACCGTGTAGTAATGCTTTCACACAGTATTTACTCTGTGATTTCACCAGAAGGTTGTGCATCAATTCTTTGGAAAACAGCTGAAAAAGCAGAACAAGCCAGTGAAGCACTTGCATTAACCGCAGACAAACTTCAAAAAATCGGTATTGTTGAATACGTGGTAGATGAAGGTGAGGGCGCGCATTTACATCCATTAGAAGTTATGGAAAAACTCAAGGATGTGTTACAACAAGCGCTTGATGAATTACAGCCTTTAACTGCGGAAGAACGATGCGAAGCACGTTATCAACGTTTAATGAAGTTTGGCAGCGACAACTTAGGACTCGCTTCTTAAAACAGCATTCTCAATTTGCTGAAAATACGCAATTTCTGATCGGATGTAGTGGTGGCATGGACTCCATGCTATTGCTACATGTGATGTCTCAGCTTTTTCCTCATCAAATTCGTGCGATTTACGTCAATCATCAACTACAACAAGTCAGTGATGAATGGGCTGATTTTGTCGCTGAACAATGTACACAACTGAATATTCCTTATATTATTCAGCCTGTTCAAGTTGCTCAAGGTAATCTTGAAAATCAAGCACGCCAAGCGCGCTATGATGCATATCTACAACATTTAAAAGAAAATGAAGTTCTTGTTTTAGCTCACCATCAACAAGACCAAGCTGAAACGTTATTGTTACGTCTATTCTCAGGCGCTGGTGTTGCGGGTTTATCAGCAATGCAAGCCATTGATCAGCGTGATGATTTGACCATTTGGCGACCACTGTTAAATACGACGCGTGAGCAGATTTGCCAATGGGTTGAGCAATTACACATTTGCTATGTTGATGATCCTACGAACTTAGATACGCATCATGATCGTGCATGGTGTCGACATGAACTTTGGCATATTTTGCAAAGCCGTTATCCCAAAATGCAGCAGGCTTTGGCTCGAACCAGTTATTTGATGCAAGATGCGGATGAAATTCTCAATGAAGTTCTACAGCAAGATTTACAGTTGTGTGGAAATGCTGAACAGCTTGATTTAGAAAAACTACAACAATTGTCATTGGCCCGACAACGCCAGCTTTTATCAGCTTGGATGAAAGGGCAGGATACTTATCGCCCCGCATTTGAAATGGTGCAACGCCTACAAGATGAAGTGATTTATTCAAAAACAGATTCACAAGCGGCTTTACATTGGAATCAGTTTTATTATTTACGTTATCAAAATCAACTTTATCGGATTGCGCAAACACAATATTTAGCATCAAAATCTAAGCAATTGATTCCCATACAAGCGTTGCAATTACAGCTCCATCAACAGCTACAATTACCCGCTGGTAACTTTCAATTAGAACGTTCTAAAATAGGTTTAGCTTTTACATTGCTTGGAAAACAACTGACATTGAAAGCACGTCAAGGTGGAGAGAAAATTCATCTATACGGTCGGGTCGGTGCTTGGCCATTGAAAAAAGCCATTCAAGATGCGCATATTTTTCCTTGGAAGCGTCATACAATTCAAATATTAAGTGTAGATAATGTTATGCTTGGTGTGTTTACACCAAATGGTTTTTGGTTGGCGCAATCTGAATATTGTGAAGTCGACGGTTGGCAACCAAATTTAATCTCAGCGTAACAAAACTAAGGTCGAGTGTGATTCATGAGTGCAGTGTTAAATTGTAATATTACTTTTATTGGTGGTGGAAATATGGCTCAAGCCCTGATTGGTGGCTTGTTGAGTCGTGGTTTACCTGCAACACGTATTACAGTTTCAGACCCCGTTGAAAAAGTTCGTGAATTACTCAAAGAAAAAGATGTGCATGTGACTGATGATAATGTTGCAGCGATTAAAGATGCCGATATTGTTGTATTTGCTGTGAAACCGCAAGTTTTAGGCACAGTATTAAAACCATTAAACGGTTTATTTGCGAATAAATTGATTATTTCGATTGTGGCTGGTGCTGAAATTAAAACGATTTCAGACTTGACTGGCAATAATCGTATTGTCCGTGTGATGCCAAATACACCGGCTTTGGTGCAAACGGGTGCGCATGGTATGTATGCGAATGAAGAAGTTGAAACAAAAGATCGCGAGTTGGCGACACAAGTTTTGGCTTCAACAGGTTTAACCATTTGGGTAGGTTCAGAAGCGCAAATTGATGCTGTAACTGCGGTTTCTGGTTCAGGTCCTGCATATTTCTTCTATATGATGGAAAGTATGATTCGTGCAGGTAAGAATATGGGCTTGGATGAAAAGGTGGCAACGGCTTTAACCTTGCAAACAGCGCTAGGCGCTGCGCAAATGGCGATCACCAGTTCAAGTGCGCCGTCAGAGTTGCGTAAAAATGTGACCTCACCAAATGGTACGACTCAAGCCGCAATCGAAGTATTTGATCGCGCACAAATTTCACAGAATATTCAAACAGCTTTGGCTGCTGCGCAAAAACGTAGTCAGGAATTGGCTGTAGAGTTAAGTGACAGCATTAAATAATTTTTTAATCATCGTTTTAAGCATATATTGATTTTTTAGGAACGTTCCAATATGGGTGCAAATTCTGCGCAAATTTTTGGCATTATCATTAACGTAGCGATTTTGCTCGTATTCTTTCGTTTTTTAATGCAGTTGGCGATGGTCAGTCCATACAATCCAGTGGTTTTGTCGACGGTCAGAGCAACTAAAATTGTGGATATGTTTAGCCGAATTTTCCCAACTTTGGCGAAAGGTCGTGTAAATACTGCTGCTTTGGTTTTAGTCGTTGTTCTATATCTGCTGAAGATTTTTGGCATGATGTACTTGCAAGGTGCGATACCGAATAGCCCTGTGCATTTAATTATTTTGACTTTTGTGACGATGATTCAGGATTTGATTCGTTTCTGCCGTTATTTAATTTTTGCAACGATTATCTTAAGTTGGGTGGTGATGTTTACACAGTCACGTTCACCTTATATTGAAGTGATTCAAGAGCTTGCTGAACCATTATTGGCGCCATTTCGTCGTATTATGCCCAATATGGGGATGATTGATTTATCTCCGATCTTGGCATTCCTAGCACTCTATGTTGCTGAAATCCTGATGAATGAAGTCGCTAAGGTTTTATTGACTGGCTTGTAATAGATTGGTTGGAAAAGAAAGGACTCGAAGGAGTCCTTTTTTATTGCTTAGAATTGATGAAATGTATAGGTTGTTATGACTACTAAAATATTTATTTAAAAATATGAAACTTGAAACCAATAATTTAAATGCGGAATTCTATTTAGCTTCATTAGCTCTAGGTATTCTAGAAGCGATGAAGCAGGGAGTTGTACATCCTGAAATCGGGGTTTGGTCATTAGGACGATTACAATGTTCACAACAGTTTGAAAACTCTCCAGTGTTATCCAATGATCTCAAATATGTCATTGGATGTATGGACGAAATTACTACATGGGCTGAACTAGATCCACAAAATTGCTTTGGCAGACAACAGAAAATGATTGATGAGTTAAAATATAAATGTTTGAATATTTTATTAAATTTAGATTATGAAAGTATGGGTTTAAGAATGTTGTTATCAATGGATGATCATGATTTGGATATTGAAGATTGATTTTATTGGAGGTTATAGGAAAGAGAGATACTTGTAATACTTCTCTTTCCTTATAAGGTTGTAGCTCTTATTTTTAAAGATCACCTCTCCCTAACCCTCTCCTAAAAGGAGAGGGAACTTACTCCAGACTTAATGTGCCTCATCCCAGTTGTTGCCTTTACCAACTTCAACCACTAAAGGCACAGATAAAGTACATACTTTTTGCATCACGTCTTTAATTTGTTCAGCCAACTGATCTGCAATGGCTTCATCGACTTCAAACACCAATTCATCGTGTACTTGCAATAATAATTTAGCTTGATCATTCGGTAGGATTTTAGCCACTTCAATCATGGCCATTTTAATAATTTCAGCAGCAGAACCTTGGAGTGGTGCATTAATTGCCGCACGTTCAGCTCCTTTACGTACCATCATATTTCGTGCATCAATATCAGGTGTATATAAGCGACGACCTGTAATGGTTTCAACAAAGCCTTGTTCCAAAGCGACCTGACGCGTACGTTGCATATACTCATAAATGCCTGGATAGCGATGGAAATATTGCTTGATATAATCTTGCGATTCTTGACGTGTAAAACCAAGCTGACGAATCAAACCAAATTCTGACATACCATAAAGAAGACCGAAGTTGACTGCTTTAGCTTGACGACGTTGATCTGAAGTCACATCTTCCAGTGCTACACCCAAGACTTCTGAAGCTGTACGACGATGGACATCTTGACCATGCTTAAAGGCATCGACTAAGGCATCATCTTGAGAGAAATGTGCCATTAAACGCAGTTCAATTTGAGAATAATCGGCTGCGAGCAGTACACGTCCTTTTGGAGCAATAAAGGCTTTACGGATTTGACGGCCAATTTCCTCACGAACTGGAATATTCTGTAAGTTTGGATCAGTCGATGATAAACGCCCAGTCGCTGTTAATGCTTGGTGATAACTGGTATGCACACGATGAGTATCATTATTGGCTTGCTTTACTAAAGCTTCTGTATACGTGCTTTTGAGTTTGGTTAAGCCACGATATTCAATGATCAAAGCTGTAATTGGATGATCAATTTTTTCTAAAACAGCTTCCGAAGTACTGTATTGACCCGTTGCAGTTTTCTTACCACCTTTTAAGCCGAGTTTTTCAAATAATACTTCACCGACTTGTTTAGGTGAGGCAACATTGAATGATTCACCCGCAATTTCAATAATCTGATTTTCCAAATTTTGAATGGTTTCCGCAAAATCGACACTGAGTTGGTCTAAGAAAGTTAAATCTAGCTCAATCCCATTTTCTTCCATTGTCGTTAAAACACTGGCAACAGGCATTTCAATATTGTGCAAAATTCCGCTGAGTTCAGGAATTTCTTTCAGTTTGCGATCGAGAACTTCATAGAGGCGATAAGTGACATGGGCATCTTCAGCTGCATAATGTGCAGCCGTTTCAAGCTCAATTTGATTAAAGGTTTTTTGTTTTGCACCTTTACCTGCAACTTGTTCATAGGTTGTGGTCAAATGGCTAAGATAAACACGTGCCACATCATCCATACCATGACGTGTAGCTACAGCATTTAGTACATACGATGCCAACATCGTATCGAAATACCAACCTTGTAAATGGATGCCGTGATTCTCAAAAATATGTGCATCGTATTTTAAATGATGTCCAATTTTCTCAACTTTTGGATCTTCTAAAATAGGTTTGATTTGCTGAATGATGATTTCACGATTGAGTTGTTCAGGTGCACCTTCATAGTCATGCGCAAGCGGAACGTAATAAGCATCTTTAGCATCGAAAGCCACTGAAAAACCGACCATTTCAGCAACACGATAATCTAAACTTGTGGTTTCAGTATCAATTGCAAAACGCTTTTCAGTGCTTAAACGTTGGAATAATTTGTCCCAATCTGCTTGAGTCAAAACGGTATGGTAATTTGCCTCACCTAAACGGTCATCAACACTCGAACTGATTGCTTGATCTGGTGTTGCTTCTGATACTTGTTCAGTTTTGGCAATTTCTTTCGTGGTTTGTTTATAGACTGAACTGTTTGGATTATTCGGATGATCAAGTGATTGTAATTGGTTACGGAACTCAAGTTCAGTATAGAGATTACGAAGCTTTTCAACATCTGGATCAGCCAGTTTTAAATCGTCATAAGTCAGATTTAAATCTAAGTCGATGACAATACTTGCAAGTTGGTGATCGAGTGCAATCCCTTCAACATTGTCTTTAATATTTTGACCAATTTTGCCTTTGATATTGTTGACATTCTCTAAAATGCCACCAATTGAATCATATTCATTTAAAAGTTTTGCAGCCGTCTTTGCACCAACACCTGGCACACCACGAATACCATCAGAGGCATCGCCCATGAGGGTTAAATAATCAATAATTTGATCTGGACGCACGCCAAATTTTTCAATGACACCATCCACATCCATAGGTTTATCTTTAAAGCTGTCTTCCAAGGTCACTTTGTCAGTGACAAGTTGAGCCATGTCTTTGTCACCTGTTGAAATCAAAACTTGATGACCAGCGGCTTCGGCACGTTTAGCTAAAGTCCCGATAATATCATCAGCTTCAGCACCCGGAAGCATGTGTAAAGGAATGCCCAGCGCACGAATTAATGCATGTAAATACGGAATTTGCTGAGAGAGCTCGTCAGGCATACTTGGACGATCACCTTTATAAATCGGTGATAACTCATGACGGAAAGTTGGCTCAGCGGTATCAAAAATTACAGCCATGTGCGTTGGCTGAACGCGACGCATCAATTTTTGAATTGCAGAAATTGCCCCACGAATCGCATTGGTTTGTAATCCAGTTGATGTGGTTAAAGGTGGGAGTGCGTGAAAGGCACGAAATAAAAAGTATGACCCATCGACCAATACAAATGGTGGCATTGAAAATTTCCTAATCCAAATAACCGCTTTATTGTACGTGATTTTTCGCTATTGCGAAGCGACAACGGTCATCCTTGTGTTACTGAATATCTGATGAATACATGCAATGTCATCACATGACTGTTGTATCATCAAATGACTCAGGACAGAGAAAGAGCAAATATGCTGAAAGGGCAGAGTGAAATTCGCGTTATTTGGTTGATGATGCTGATGATTATTGCAGTGAGTGCATGGTTTTTTGATACAAAAATCGTGACCTATATCTGTGGCTTGGCATTTGTCATGAGTGTGATGCACTACGTGGATGCAATTCAAAATCCGATGCAAGAGATTGCTGCGCAAACTCGAATTCCTGTGCAGAATACCTCTAAAGTCCCGCTTTATATTTCTTCAATTGTTTCTGTCGTTGGATTAACTCTACATTTTAGTTGGTTGGTCGGTTTAGGTTTAACCGCTTGGATTTTCTTTTTTCTGCGATGGCTTAGACGTTTAGAGCGATATTTGACTCAAGTGCAAACACAATTACAGCGCTTACAGTCTTCAGCTGATTTACCATTTAAAACAGATAATCTAGCAAATCAATCTCTTCAACATGCTCAAATTGCTTCAGTAGATCGTTCGCCAACAGATAGCTTGATGACACAAGTTCGACAATGGATTTTTCAAGGCAATCCCGTGTTAAAAGTCGCCATCCTAGTTTTGGTGATCGGGACTGTGTTATTGCTGCGATTTGCAACGGAACATTGGCAACTGAGTCTGGCGGTTAAGCTCGCTATCGTTGCTTTGGTAAGTATTGGCATCACGGGATTAGGTTTTATTTTACAGAGTAAAAATCATAGTTTTGCTTTGGCATTGGAAGGGCTAGGCTTGGCAGGGCTTTTTCTGACTTTATTCTTTGCCTATTACAATCAAGTGATTCCTAATATTTTCATCGCAGGAATATGTTTTGCGGTCATCATGCTGGTGACTTTGGGATTAAGTCTAAAACAGCAAAGTATCGAATTGGCTTTAATGGCAATGCTGATTGCCTATGTTGCGCCTTTTACTTTACCTATTCGTAGTGCAACAGCAACCGAGCTAGTTGCCTATTATTTGGTGATTAATATTGCGATTGCGATATTGAGTACACTGCGACCTTGGAAATACCTGAATCAAATTGGTTTTTTAGTGACCGCTATTGTTGGCGGGGCTTATACTTTTTATCATGGTTATGCACAAGAAAAATCACGATTAACGCTTTTGGTTGTGGCACATATTGCAATCTTTGTCTGGCTTGGATTTCGCTTTAGTCAATTGATTGCGAAACAGGATCTAGAACAATTCAAATTGAAACCTAGCCTAGATATTGCGTTAATTTTCGGTGCACCAATCATCGGTTTTCTGTGCTTATATTTGATGTATTTTCATCAAGAATGGCATCTAGCCAGTTTTAGTTTGGCTTTTTCTATTGTTTTCACCATTATTTATCAACTTTCAAAACGGAATCAATCCATTCAGTTGATTTCTCAAAGCTATTTTAGTTTGGCTTTGATTTTCCTCGCTTTAATTCCACCAATTCTTTTGCATGGGCAATGGAGTGTTGTCGGTTGGGCAACTGAAGGTTTGTTGATATTTGCTTTTGCACTATATCAACAATCCAATATTAGCCGTTATATGGCTATGTCATTGCTGATCGTTGCAGGATGTTCGAGTCTGTATTATTTGGTTGAATTGGCAAATTTTCCAACCACCATGTATTGGTGCTTAAGTCTAAGTTATGTTGCTGTCGTAGTTTTAGCCAATAGTTGTGTTGAGTTTCAAAAGCAAATTAGTGCGATGACAACCTTATTTTTAAGTGTGTTAATGCTGTCTGCAACTGCGATGATGCTGTATTTATTATTGGATTATTTTGAAGGTGATCATCAATATATTTATAGTTTACTGGTTCTGAGTTTTGGCTATTTAGTCTTGAATGAAGTGTTATTAAAGCTTCAAGCCGCTTGGACATGGCTCATTCCTAAATGGATTGGTGTTATTCCTCTGTATGTTTTTGCGCTGATTCTCATTCTAGATATCAGCCAAAATGGTGTGTTAGTTTGGACAAATTCTGTAGAACGATGGGGCATGCTTGTTTCAGGGTTATTATTAACACGGATTTGGTTAAGACCTTTACGTGGAATTCGCCTTGAAAATGAATGGGTGAGTTTGGGCGTTTTAACCAGTCTTAATCTTGCCAGTTTAAGTTTGATTCCGAGTATGCCTTATATCAGTGTGGTGATTTTACCGTTACTATTCTGTGGATGGTGTTTCTTTCAAAAGAATGCTGAATGGGCGATGTTTTGGCAAACACGTAGCAGTTTAGCGTTGATGTTGCTGTGGATGGTTTGTTCGCAATTATTTTCGCAACAAGCATTTCAAGCCTATTTATTACCTATACTGAATCCATTCGATGCGGTGAGCATTGCAATATTGATCGGTTTTTTATGGATGCTAAATTTACAAGTCAAGCAACAATATCAACAAGGCATGGATCAAGGGATTTTGGCGGTACTTTCTGTACTTAGCGTGTTGTGGCTCAGCAGTTATATTTTACTGCGTGCTTTGCATGTGTATTTTGCGACACCGTATAACGATTTAAGTTTGTGGCAAGATGCAACATTACAACTGAGTTTAACTTTGCTGTGGGTCAGTTTGGCTTTTATTGCCATGAGTTATGCAACTCGAAAAGTTATTCGCCCTTTGTGGATTTTAGGTGGCAGTATTCTTGTCATTGTGACATTGAAATTGGTGTTATTTGATCTTTCTCATATAGGAACTTTAACACGTGTGATTTCTTTCTTGGGTGCTGGTTT containing:
- a CDS encoding DUF2339 domain-containing protein, with protein sequence MLKGQSEIRVIWLMMLMIIAVSAWFFDTKIVTYICGLAFVMSVMHYVDAIQNPMQEIAAQTRIPVQNTSKVPLYISSIVSVVGLTLHFSWLVGLGLTAWIFFFLRWLRRLERYLTQVQTQLQRLQSSADLPFKTDNLANQSLQHAQIASVDRSPTDSLMTQVRQWIFQGNPVLKVAILVLVIGTVLLLRFATEHWQLSLAVKLAIVALVSIGITGLGFILQSKNHSFALALEGLGLAGLFLTLFFAYYNQVIPNIFIAGICFAVIMLVTLGLSLKQQSIELALMAMLIAYVAPFTLPIRSATATELVAYYLVINIAIAILSTLRPWKYLNQIGFLVTAIVGGAYTFYHGYAQEKSRLTLLVVAHIAIFVWLGFRFSQLIAKQDLEQFKLKPSLDIALIFGAPIIGFLCLYLMYFHQEWHLASFSLAFSIVFTIIYQLSKRNQSIQLISQSYFSLALIFLALIPPILLHGQWSVVGWATEGLLIFAFALYQQSNISRYMAMSLLIVAGCSSLYYLVELANFPTTMYWCLSLSYVAVVVLANSCVEFQKQISAMTTLFLSVLMLSATAMMLYLLLDYFEGDHQYIYSLLVLSFGYLVLNEVLLKLQAAWTWLIPKWIGVIPLYVFALILILDISQNGVLVWTNSVERWGMLVSGLLLTRIWLRPLRGIRLENEWVSLGVLTSLNLASLSLIPSMPYISVVILPLLFCGWCFFQKNAEWAMFWQTRSSLALMLLWMVCSQLFSQQAFQAYLLPILNPFDAVSIAILIGFLWMLNLQVKQQYQQGMDQGILAVLSVLSVLWLSSYILLRALHVYFATPYNDLSLWQDATLQLSLTLLWVSLAFIAMSYATRKVIRPLWILGGSILVIVTLKLVLFDLSHIGTLTRVISFLGAGFIMLIIAYIAPIPELKEN